CTTTGAGAATAAAAATGTCACAAGAATAATGGTtattacatattaattaattgCCTTACAAATTTCAGTAAGGACAAAAAAACATCCTATATAATATCTGAATGATGatctaaaatataattaaatacatatatattgctAATCAATATGCAATTAGGAAGATTTCTTGCACATTGTGATATAaagaattaatatatttatattattattaatttatatatcgggagagagagagagagagaggagctACTAAATTATAATTTACGGAACCAACAGCCAAAAAATGGCTAATGTTCTTTCAGCACCACCATTGGATCGATCCATCACACCTTAATATAAAACTCATTCCCAGTAGCATGCGCTTAAGTACTCtttgaataaaaaaaagtatAGAAGATATTTCAAGGTACATAATAAAAAGAGAGAACTTATCAATTTGTACTCAACCATCGATTATAAAAAGCTACTCAAAGCCCATATATTACAATCTAATCTGCCAGATAAATTTTCTCTCTAAGCATGCATCAGAACAAAGTTACAACTCTCACACAACTCAGCCGCCGGTCTGTTTTAATCGATCGGCCTATAACTTTACCTTATTTGCTCTAGCTAAGAGAAAGGCAATGAAGCTAAGTAGTTCTTCTCCCAAATTCATTCGGAtcgtttttttttttctctcttttctggGTGATTATGAAGAATAAATTATTATCTTCCCCTAGAAATTaaatgtgtgtgtgtatatataaatTGTGGAAGATGAATGTATAACAATAGTTTCCTAGAGGAAAAGTTTCTAGGAGAATTATAGATGATTAGttataattaattatcaagtGGGAAATTTCTATTAGAATTATTAAACATGAGATTATGAATGTACATGTATAAGTCCATTAAGTGATGGATAATTAGAGAACATCCCAATAATACTAATCTTTGATAGgaatcatattaattattaatttcccACAAGTAGTTAATTAATTAAGTGGTGAAGTGAAACatgaacaatttaaaaatattagcAAACATCAATTCTCCACAATTTTTGTTCCTCACTTTTATTTAGTACTCTCAATTTCACAATGAGCATCAAACGCACCCAAAACTGTATTAACATTACAAACACATAGTACAGTACAGTTAAAACCTACCTAGGTCTACCAGTGGAGGTTCCACTACCACCACCATCAGATGATCCAAACATATGATgatattgatgatgatgatgcccTTGATGATgacccatcatcatcatcatccccGTGGACTGAACTCCACTACTACTGTGACCATACATACCACCACCGCCGTCAGCGGAGTTGGCTGCAAAGGTAGCATGATCATCAGAGCCACTATCGACGCCCTGGCCGCGACCGAGGGCGGCTCCGGCAGTCTTCTCGCCCTCCATCTCCCGAAACTTCTGGAGGTAAATCTTGAGAGGATCGACGTAGTCTTCGAACCCCAAAGTGGTCATGGCCCAGAGCAGATCGTCACCGTTGATCGTCTTCCTCTTCTCGCGTTGACACTTGTCGGAGGCTTCTCCCGTTATGAAGCTTATGAACTCCGAAACGCACTCCTGCACTGTCTCTTTCGCGTCTTTAGAGATCTTCGCGTTCGC
This genomic interval from Humulus lupulus chromosome 8, drHumLupu1.1, whole genome shotgun sequence contains the following:
- the LOC133794723 gene encoding nuclear transcription factor Y subunit B-3 — protein: MADSDNDSGGPNSASPREQDRFLPIANVSRIMKKALPANAKISKDAKETVQECVSEFISFITGEASDKCQREKRKTINGDDLLWAMTTLGFEDYVDPLKIYLQKFREMEGEKTAGAALGRGQGVDSGSDDHATFAANSADGGGGMYGHSSSGVQSTGMMMMMGHHQGHHHHQYHHMFGSSDGGGSGTSTGRPR